A single region of the Halorussus gelatinilyticus genome encodes:
- a CDS encoding MGMT family protein — MDEIGDAGGDGITGIFARESSYLERYVQLGVASGRVLSVSFPDVPDEEAGEDHDLLDRIFDYLDGIDDEDFSDVEIALTVPTDQRRVLERVRGIPYGDQINVETLARMTSDIDHTDEEDLNLVRTALDENPAPLLIPDHRVRDGPSAAPAAVEQKLRSLEGL; from the coding sequence ATGGACGAGATTGGCGACGCAGGTGGAGACGGTATCACGGGCATCTTCGCGCGCGAGTCGTCGTATCTGGAACGCTACGTTCAACTCGGGGTGGCGAGCGGTCGGGTTCTCAGCGTCTCGTTCCCCGACGTGCCCGACGAGGAGGCCGGCGAGGACCACGACCTGCTCGACCGCATCTTCGACTACCTCGACGGCATCGACGACGAGGACTTCTCGGACGTCGAAATCGCGCTCACGGTCCCGACCGACCAGCGCCGCGTGCTGGAGCGCGTCCGCGGGATTCCCTACGGCGACCAGATAAACGTCGAGACGCTGGCCCGGATGACCAGCGACATCGACCACACCGACGAGGAGGACCTGAACCTGGTCCGGACCGCGCTCGACGAGAACCCCGCGCCGCTGTTGATTCCCGACCACAGGGTCCGAGACGGGCCGAGCGCCGCCCCCGCCGCCGTCGAACAGAAGTTGCGCTCGCTCGAAGGGCTGTGA
- the trpA gene encoding tryptophan synthase subunit alpha: protein MSSEIEAAFADEPALVSYVAAGDPDAESTKEYVRALVRGGTDVVELGLPFSEPVAEGPTIQQAIRRALDAGMTPDRYFDLVAELREEVDVPLVCMTYYNLIYQYGSGEGGADDGREGPEPFVAAAAEAGISGLIVPDLPVDESDPLKEACETHGLDLIFIVAPTTTDERLGRMLSRASGFVYVQGRLGTTGARSDVSDDTHGSLDRLAETDLPKAVGFGISEGDHAREIVAGGADGIIVGSAFVDIVAEQEDTADRLEAKARELKAGALDGAPDLPEPESK, encoded by the coding sequence GTGAGCAGTGAAATCGAGGCGGCCTTCGCCGACGAACCGGCGCTGGTCTCCTACGTCGCGGCGGGCGACCCGGACGCCGAGAGTACGAAGGAGTACGTCCGGGCGCTGGTCCGTGGCGGGACCGACGTGGTGGAACTCGGCCTGCCGTTCTCCGAACCCGTCGCGGAGGGACCGACCATCCAGCAGGCCATCCGCCGGGCGTTGGACGCCGGGATGACGCCCGACCGGTACTTCGACCTCGTGGCGGAGTTGCGCGAGGAGGTCGACGTGCCGCTGGTCTGCATGACCTACTACAACCTCATCTACCAGTACGGTTCGGGAGAAGGAGGGGCAGACGACGGACGGGAGGGGCCCGAACCCTTCGTGGCGGCCGCCGCCGAGGCGGGCATCTCGGGTCTCATCGTCCCGGACCTGCCGGTGGACGAGAGCGACCCGCTGAAGGAGGCCTGCGAGACCCACGGTCTCGACCTGATCTTCATCGTCGCACCGACGACGACCGACGAGCGACTCGGGCGCATGCTCTCCCGCGCGAGCGGGTTCGTCTACGTGCAGGGGCGACTGGGCACGACCGGCGCGCGTTCGGACGTGAGCGACGACACCCACGGGAGCCTCGACCGACTCGCCGAGACCGACCTGCCGAAAGCGGTCGGGTTCGGCATCAGCGAGGGCGACCACGCCCGCGAAATCGTCGCGGGCGGCGCGGACGGCATCATCGTCGGGAGCGCGTTCGTGGACATCGTCGCGGAACAGGAGGACACCGCCGACCGCCTCGAAGCCAAGGCCCGAGAACTCAAGGCCGGCGCGCTCGACGGCGCGCCAGACCTTCCGGAACCGGAAAGCAAATAA
- a CDS encoding sodium:calcium antiporter, with protein MLSRLRHPLAAVGATTALTLPWVFVWATGSAHSLGDLQTVALSGLAVLGASFMLAWAAETAEKDVPRAFALAVLAVLAVAPEYAVDALYAWQAGANAGTALGADKANLAVANMTGANRILIGLGWSGIALFTVYRSRSSEDPAVVQTAGFMKSKVRIDRDLATEIAFLLAATAYAFFVPLGHGIGMLDTVVLVSLYAIYIGIVIRGEIEEHEEQVGVPGYFQSLPKLLRIASVLLMFSYSGAMIYTAVHPFAEGLEHLGTSLGIPPFFMIQWIAPLASESPELIVVAYLVNKARSTAGFNALISSKLNQWTLLIGTLAVVYSIAAGSIGALPFDEKQQAEIWITAAQSFFALGVLANFEISVREAVVLLVLFVSQVVAEFWVIQTMTDPQAHELSMLILYAYTAVYVVLGVGLFVTRRDELRAIFDRTAANARNALPGGSEQVEHAD; from the coding sequence ATGTTGAGTCGTTTACGACATCCTCTCGCCGCAGTCGGCGCGACGACGGCGCTCACGCTCCCGTGGGTCTTCGTCTGGGCGACTGGGTCGGCCCACTCGTTGGGCGACCTCCAGACGGTTGCACTGAGCGGTCTCGCCGTCCTCGGAGCTTCCTTCATGCTCGCATGGGCCGCCGAAACCGCCGAAAAAGACGTCCCGCGTGCGTTCGCGCTGGCGGTTCTCGCCGTCCTCGCAGTCGCACCGGAGTACGCGGTCGACGCGCTCTACGCGTGGCAGGCGGGTGCGAACGCCGGAACGGCGCTCGGGGCCGACAAGGCGAACCTCGCTGTCGCTAACATGACCGGCGCGAACCGCATCCTCATCGGTCTCGGCTGGTCGGGAATCGCGCTGTTCACGGTGTATCGGTCCCGCAGTTCCGAGGACCCCGCCGTGGTCCAGACGGCCGGGTTCATGAAGAGCAAAGTCAGAATCGACCGCGACCTCGCGACCGAAATCGCGTTCCTGCTCGCCGCGACCGCTTACGCCTTCTTCGTGCCTCTGGGCCACGGTATCGGCATGCTCGACACGGTCGTGCTCGTCAGCCTGTACGCGATTTACATCGGCATCGTCATCCGTGGCGAAATCGAGGAACACGAGGAGCAGGTCGGGGTTCCGGGGTACTTCCAGTCGCTCCCGAAACTCCTCCGTATCGCGTCGGTACTGCTCATGTTCAGCTACTCGGGTGCGATGATTTACACCGCGGTCCACCCGTTCGCCGAGGGTCTCGAACATCTCGGCACCAGCCTCGGCATCCCGCCGTTCTTCATGATTCAGTGGATCGCCCCGCTGGCTTCCGAGTCGCCCGAACTCATCGTGGTCGCGTACCTCGTCAACAAGGCACGCTCGACCGCCGGGTTCAACGCGCTCATCTCCTCGAAGCTCAACCAGTGGACGCTGCTCATCGGGACGCTCGCGGTCGTCTACAGCATCGCCGCGGGGTCCATCGGAGCGCTCCCGTTCGACGAGAAACAGCAGGCCGAAATCTGGATTACCGCGGCCCAGAGCTTCTTCGCGCTCGGCGTGCTGGCGAACTTCGAGATCAGCGTCCGAGAGGCGGTCGTCCTCCTCGTGCTGTTCGTCTCGCAGGTCGTCGCCGAGTTCTGGGTCATCCAGACGATGACCGACCCGCAGGCCCACGAACTCAGCATGCTCATCCTCTACGCCTACACCGCGGTCTACGTGGTCCTCGGCGTGGGACTGTTCGTCACGCGGCGCGACGAACTCCGAGCCATCTTCGACCGGACCGCCGCGAACGCGCGCAACGCCCTGCCCGGCGGGTCCGAGCAGGTCGAACACGCAGACTGA
- the trpB gene encoding tryptophan synthase subunit beta, giving the protein MSSESKFGEYGGQYVPEALMPAIEELTDAYERYVLDNEDGFMDEFRERLRDFGGRPTPLQRADRLSERYDREVYLKREDLLHGGAHKLNNALGQVLLAKYMGKERIVAETGAGQHGTATAMACAYLDVDCEIYMGRTDINRQRPNVFRMRIHDAAVNPVDIGSGTLKEAINETMRDWATNVEDTHYVIGSVVGPHPFPRMVRDFQSVISEEAREQIREKAGRLPDSVVACAGGGSNTMGAFHEFVGDDEVDLVAVEAGGSALTIDEEEGLAPHSASLSTGDDGVLHGARTKLLQNPDGQILESHSVSAGLDYSGVGPELAYLADEGRVTPVNVGDDAALEAFHRLSKTEGIIPALESSHALAYLEEHPDELGDLVVVNVSGRGDKDLDTVIEESEKRDLDAAPSMEVFEGEQ; this is encoded by the coding sequence ATGAGCAGCGAATCCAAGTTCGGCGAGTACGGCGGCCAGTACGTCCCCGAGGCGTTGATGCCCGCCATCGAAGAGTTGACCGACGCCTACGAGCGCTACGTCCTCGACAACGAGGACGGGTTCATGGACGAGTTCCGCGAGCGCCTGCGGGACTTCGGCGGGCGGCCGACGCCGCTCCAGCGCGCGGACAGACTGAGCGAGCGATACGACCGGGAAGTCTACCTCAAGCGCGAGGACCTGCTCCACGGCGGCGCGCACAAACTGAACAACGCGCTCGGGCAGGTCCTGCTGGCGAAGTACATGGGCAAAGAGCGCATCGTCGCCGAGACGGGCGCGGGCCAGCACGGCACCGCGACCGCGATGGCCTGCGCGTACCTCGACGTGGACTGCGAAATCTACATGGGTCGGACCGACATCAACCGCCAGCGACCCAACGTCTTCCGGATGCGCATCCACGACGCCGCGGTCAACCCCGTGGACATCGGGTCGGGGACGCTCAAGGAGGCCATCAACGAGACGATGCGCGACTGGGCGACCAACGTCGAGGACACCCACTACGTCATCGGTTCCGTCGTGGGGCCGCACCCGTTCCCCCGGATGGTCCGGGACTTCCAGTCGGTCATCAGCGAGGAGGCCCGCGAGCAGATTCGAGAGAAGGCGGGGAGACTCCCCGACAGCGTGGTCGCCTGCGCCGGCGGCGGGTCGAACACGATGGGCGCGTTCCACGAGTTCGTCGGCGACGACGAGGTGGACCTCGTGGCCGTCGAGGCCGGTGGCTCCGCACTCACCATCGACGAGGAGGAGGGACTCGCGCCCCACTCGGCGTCGCTCTCGACCGGCGACGACGGCGTGTTGCACGGCGCGCGAACCAAACTCCTCCAGAACCCCGACGGCCAGATTCTCGAATCCCACAGCGTGAGCGCCGGACTCGACTACTCGGGCGTCGGCCCGGAACTGGCCTACCTCGCCGACGAAGGGCGAGTGACGCCGGTCAACGTCGGCGACGACGCCGCGCTCGAAGCGTTCCACCGACTCTCGAAGACCGAGGGCATCATCCCCGCGCTCGAATCCAGTCACGCGCTGGCGTATCTGGAGGAACACCCCGACGAACTGGGCGACCTCGTGGTCGTCAACGTCTCGGGCCGGGGCGACAAGGACCTCGACACGGTCATCGAGGAGAGCGAGAAGCGCGACTTGGACGCCGCGCCCTCGATGGAGGTGTTCGAAGGTGAGCAGTGA
- a CDS encoding 2-amino-3,7-dideoxy-D-threo-hept-6-ulosonate synthase, protein MDAGTAARLERIGTDGTHVIVPMDHGITLGAVKGLVDIESTIDAVTRGGADAVLTQKGIAPRVHDNKNGAGYVVHLNASTSIGPDNNDKRLTGTVKEAVRAGADAVSFHINVGSTYEREQMEQLAEITDDADEYGMPVLAMAYARGPGVDEHDAESLGHAVRLAEEVGSDVVKTGYSGDAESFERVVESTRLPVVIAGGEPEGDRATLDAVRGAMDAGAAGVSMGRSIFQHDDPEAITRAVTSVVHDGLATEDALREAGLAVEA, encoded by the coding sequence ATGGACGCAGGAACTGCGGCACGACTCGAACGCATCGGCACAGACGGGACACACGTAATCGTCCCGATGGACCACGGCATCACGCTCGGCGCGGTGAAGGGTCTCGTGGACATCGAATCGACCATCGACGCGGTGACGCGCGGCGGCGCGGACGCGGTGTTGACCCAGAAGGGTATCGCGCCGCGCGTCCACGACAACAAGAACGGCGCGGGCTACGTCGTCCACCTCAACGCCTCGACCTCCATCGGCCCGGACAACAACGACAAGCGCCTGACCGGCACCGTCAAGGAGGCCGTCCGGGCGGGCGCTGACGCGGTGTCGTTCCACATCAACGTCGGGAGCACGTACGAGCGCGAGCAGATGGAGCAACTGGCCGAGATAACCGACGATGCCGACGAGTACGGGATGCCCGTGCTGGCGATGGCCTACGCCCGCGGGCCGGGCGTGGACGAACACGACGCCGAGAGTCTGGGCCACGCGGTCCGCCTCGCCGAGGAGGTCGGCAGCGACGTGGTGAAGACCGGCTACAGCGGCGACGCCGAGAGCTTCGAGCGCGTCGTGGAGTCGACCCGACTCCCGGTCGTCATCGCGGGGGGCGAACCGGAGGGCGACCGAGCGACCCTCGACGCGGTCCGCGGCGCGATGGACGCGGGCGCGGCGGGCGTCTCGATGGGCCGGTCGATATTCCAGCACGACGACCCCGAGGCCATCACGCGCGCCGTGACGAGCGTGGTTCACGACGGTCTCGCTACGGAGGACGCCCTCCGCGAGGCGGGACTGGCCGTCGAAGCCTGA
- a CDS encoding protein translocase SEC61 complex subunit gamma — translation MDVKLDLSSYVRVLKLASTPSWEEFSKISKIAGAGIILVGLLGFIIFAAMSFLPA, via the coding sequence ATGGACGTAAAGCTCGATCTCTCGTCGTACGTGCGGGTCCTCAAGCTCGCCAGCACGCCATCGTGGGAGGAGTTCTCGAAGATTTCGAAGATTGCGGGTGCCGGAATCATCTTGGTGGGACTGCTCGGCTTTATCATCTTCGCCGCCATGAGTTTCCTCCCAGCGTAG
- the trpC gene encoding indole-3-glycerol phosphate synthase, protein MNDSDELAPAVAAILRSAEARGDPERGPVSVDSRSLPAALADAETDGRVPVIAEVKPTSPTTEGTREEDPVALAEAMVEGGAAALSVLTEPDHFGGSPENLRRIREAVDVPVLRKDFVLREAQLDTVEADVILLIARFVGDDLPDLVAAARERGFQPLVEVHDEAELRAAIDAGAEIVGVNNRDLARLEVDLETFESVAPQAPDDVTLVAESGIATPDDARRMVAAGADGLLVGSAIMDGPISENTRELTRARPDETRTSEETQT, encoded by the coding sequence ATGAACGACAGCGACGAACTCGCGCCCGCAGTCGCCGCCATCCTGCGGTCCGCCGAGGCCCGCGGCGACCCCGAGCGGGGGCCGGTCTCGGTGGACTCGCGGTCGCTCCCCGCGGCGCTGGCCGACGCCGAGACCGACGGGCGCGTGCCAGTCATCGCAGAGGTGAAACCGACGAGTCCGACCACGGAGGGCACCCGCGAGGAGGACCCCGTGGCACTCGCCGAGGCGATGGTCGAGGGCGGGGCCGCCGCCCTCTCGGTCCTCACGGAACCCGACCACTTCGGGGGGTCGCCCGAGAACCTGCGGCGAATCCGCGAGGCGGTGGACGTGCCGGTCCTCCGGAAGGACTTCGTGCTACGCGAGGCGCAACTCGACACGGTGGAAGCCGACGTAATCTTGCTCATCGCTCGATTCGTCGGCGACGACCTGCCGGACCTCGTGGCGGCCGCGAGAGAGCGCGGCTTCCAACCGCTCGTGGAGGTCCACGACGAGGCGGAACTGCGAGCGGCCATCGACGCCGGCGCGGAAATCGTCGGCGTCAACAACCGCGACTTGGCCCGACTGGAGGTGGACCTCGAAACCTTCGAGAGCGTCGCGCCCCAAGCGCCGGACGACGTGACGCTGGTCGCGGAGAGCGGTATCGCCACGCCCGACGACGCCCGCCGGATGGTCGCGGCGGGTGCGGACGGTCTGCTGGTCGGGAGCGCGATAATGGACGGACCGATTTCGGAGAACACGCGCGAACTGACGCGAGCGCGACCGGACGAGACGCGGACATCCGAGGAGACACAGACATGA
- a CDS encoding transcription elongation factor Spt5, which produces MAMYAVKTTASQERTVADMIINREEPEIHAALAPDSLTSYVMVEADNDAVISRVLEEIPHARSMVPGASDISEVEHFLSPTPDVEGIAEGDIVELIAGPFKGEKAQVQRIDEGKDQVTVELYEATVPIPVTVRGDQIRVLDSEER; this is translated from the coding sequence ATGGCAATGTACGCAGTCAAGACGACCGCGAGTCAGGAGCGCACAGTGGCGGACATGATAATCAACCGCGAGGAGCCGGAGATTCACGCCGCGCTCGCGCCCGACTCGCTGACGAGTTACGTGATGGTCGAGGCCGACAACGACGCCGTCATCAGCCGCGTCCTCGAAGAGATTCCCCACGCCCGGAGCATGGTGCCCGGTGCGAGCGATATCTCCGAGGTCGAACACTTCCTCTCGCCGACCCCCGACGTGGAGGGCATCGCCGAGGGCGACATCGTGGAACTCATCGCCGGACCGTTCAAGGGCGAGAAGGCGCAGGTCCAACGCATCGACGAAGGCAAGGACCAGGTGACGGTCGAACTGTACGAGGCGACGGTTCCGATTCCGGTGACGGTTCGAGGCGACCAGATTCGCGTGCTGGACAGCGAGGAACGGTAG
- a CDS encoding D-aminoacyl-tRNA deacylase has protein sequence MIAIVVSRADSASERIGDHLLDLADWEVREDDSRPDAEGGGTFYRLDRETSVESSDAAASDDGRFELREFEALHLEIEDAAAAFDAPDLLVFASRHSGDTGPLLTAHFTGNFGPAEYGGVAGELAEACPNAHARLLDAFEKHAPESYEVGMECTHHGPSAVGVPSLFAELGSDEEQWDDPEGARAVARAILDLAGVEPHRDRQVVGFGGGHYVPRFERIERETDWAVGHVAADWVLDAMGAPEANRDVLRRAFEASRAERAVVDGDAPELKRVVEELGYRVVGETWVRETTGVPLAQVERLEDDLSGVEDGLRFGDRTPESAAGAADSATATEGDAESAPEYEVVDLPDDLLVEVQGIDPEATREAVAANMLAFETEQNGTRAAGRAAVRAPDDREALVDALADLLRVKYDSVAREDGAVVARATTFDPEKARTLGVPEGPAFGKLSAGQSVTVGGEEIAPETVQSERVRRFDP, from the coding sequence GTGATTGCCATCGTCGTCAGCAGAGCCGACTCGGCCTCCGAACGTATCGGCGACCACCTGCTGGACCTCGCCGACTGGGAGGTCCGCGAGGACGACTCGCGGCCTGACGCCGAGGGTGGCGGGACGTTCTACCGCCTCGACCGAGAGACCTCCGTCGAGTCGTCGGACGCAGCGGCGTCCGACGACGGGCGCTTCGAACTCCGGGAGTTCGAAGCGCTCCACCTCGAAATCGAGGACGCGGCCGCGGCGTTCGACGCTCCGGACCTGCTGGTCTTCGCCTCCCGGCACTCGGGGGACACCGGGCCGCTTCTCACCGCCCACTTCACGGGCAACTTCGGCCCGGCGGAGTACGGCGGGGTCGCGGGTGAACTCGCGGAAGCGTGCCCGAACGCCCACGCGCGCCTGCTCGACGCCTTCGAGAAGCACGCGCCCGAGAGCTACGAGGTCGGCATGGAGTGTACCCACCACGGTCCCTCGGCGGTCGGGGTCCCCTCGCTGTTCGCGGAGTTGGGAAGCGACGAGGAACAGTGGGACGACCCTGAGGGAGCGCGCGCAGTGGCGCGGGCCATCCTCGATCTGGCCGGCGTCGAACCCCACCGCGACAGGCAGGTAGTCGGCTTCGGCGGCGGCCACTACGTCCCCCGGTTCGAGCGCATCGAGCGCGAGACCGACTGGGCGGTCGGCCACGTCGCGGCCGACTGGGTGCTAGACGCAATGGGCGCGCCCGAGGCCAACCGCGACGTGCTTCGGCGGGCCTTCGAGGCGAGTCGGGCCGAGCGCGCGGTCGTGGACGGCGACGCCCCCGAACTGAAGCGCGTCGTCGAGGAGTTGGGCTATCGCGTGGTCGGCGAGACGTGGGTCCGGGAGACGACCGGCGTCCCGCTCGCGCAGGTCGAGCGCCTCGAAGACGACCTCTCGGGCGTCGAAGACGGGTTGCGGTTCGGAGACCGCACCCCGGAGTCGGCCGCCGGGGCGGCCGACTCCGCGACGGCGACCGAGGGCGACGCCGAGAGCGCCCCGGAGTACGAGGTCGTGGACCTGCCCGACGACCTGCTCGTGGAAGTGCAGGGCATCGACCCCGAGGCGACCCGCGAGGCGGTCGCCGCGAACATGCTGGCGTTCGAGACCGAGCAGAACGGGACCCGCGCGGCGGGGCGGGCCGCGGTCCGCGCGCCGGACGACCGCGAGGCGCTGGTCGATGCGCTGGCCGACCTGCTCCGGGTAAAGTACGATTCGGTCGCGCGCGAGGACGGCGCGGTCGTCGCGCGCGCGACCACCTTCGACCCGGAGAAGGCCCGCACGCTGGGAGTGCCCGAGGGGCCGGCGTTCGGCAAGCTCTCGGCGGGCCAGTCGGTCACGGTGGGCGGCGAGGAGATCGCTCCCGAGACGGTCCAGTCCGAGCGCGTTCGCCGGTTCGACCCGTAG
- the mfnA gene encoding tyrosine decarboxylase MfnA — protein MEREPQNFGRVLSSMCTVPHPDAREAAERFLADNPGDPTTYPAVAELEREAVALLGEMTGLDDPHGYVASGGTEANLQAVRAARNLADSEDPNVVAPESAHFSFQKAADVLDVELRLAPTDDDRRADLGAVRRLADDETALVAGVAGTTEYGRVDPIAALGDVAREVGALFHVDAAWGGFVLPFTDHEWDFADAPVDTMAIDPHKMGRAPVPAGGFLARDEAILDALAVDTPYLESTSQATLTGTRSGAGVAGARAAMDALWPEGYRENYERGQANAEWVAAELDSRGYEVVEPVLPLVAADIPREKISALQSAGWRVSPTSPGELRIVCMPHVTREMLTEFLADLDSV, from the coding sequence ATGGAGCGCGAGCCGCAGAACTTCGGGCGCGTCCTCTCCTCTATGTGTACCGTGCCCCACCCCGACGCCCGCGAGGCCGCCGAGCGGTTCCTCGCGGACAACCCCGGCGACCCGACGACCTACCCCGCGGTCGCCGAGTTAGAGCGCGAAGCCGTCGCGCTGCTCGGCGAGATGACCGGGCTGGACGACCCGCACGGCTACGTCGCCAGCGGCGGGACCGAGGCCAACCTCCAGGCGGTCCGGGCGGCCCGCAACCTCGCGGACTCCGAGGACCCGAACGTCGTCGCGCCCGAGAGCGCCCACTTCAGCTTCCAGAAGGCCGCCGACGTGCTGGACGTGGAGTTGCGACTCGCGCCCACCGACGACGACCGGCGCGCCGACCTCGGGGCGGTCCGGCGACTCGCCGACGACGAGACCGCGCTGGTCGCGGGCGTGGCCGGAACCACCGAGTACGGCCGCGTGGACCCGATTGCGGCCCTCGGCGACGTCGCCCGCGAGGTGGGCGCGCTGTTCCACGTGGACGCCGCGTGGGGCGGGTTCGTCCTCCCGTTCACCGACCACGAGTGGGACTTCGCGGACGCGCCGGTCGATACGATGGCCATCGACCCGCACAAGATGGGCCGCGCGCCGGTCCCCGCGGGCGGCTTTCTCGCCCGCGACGAGGCTATCCTCGACGCGCTCGCGGTCGATACGCCCTACCTCGAATCGACCTCGCAGGCGACGCTGACCGGCACTCGGAGCGGGGCCGGCGTGGCCGGCGCGAGAGCCGCGATGGACGCCCTCTGGCCCGAGGGCTACCGCGAGAACTACGAGCGCGGGCAGGCCAACGCCGAGTGGGTCGCCGCCGAACTCGACTCGCGGGGCTACGAGGTGGTCGAACCGGTCCTACCGCTGGTCGCCGCCGACATCCCCCGCGAGAAGATCTCGGCGCTCCAGTCGGCCGGCTGGCGAGTCTCGCCCACCTCGCCCGGCGAACTGCGAATCGTCTGCATGCCCCACGTCACCCGCGAGATGCTGACGGAGTTCCTCGCCGACCTCGATTCGGTCTGA
- the ftsZ gene encoding cell division protein FtsZ, producing the protein MDSLVEDAIEEAEGGQQDSRQASSGAGAQTQAANASGTMTDEELKDVLQDLQTDITVVGCGGAGGNTVNRMAEEGIHGAKLVAANTDVQHLVEIEADTKILMGEQKTQGRGAGSLPQVGEEAALESQEEIYDAIQGSDMVFVTAGLGGGTGTGSAPVVAKAARESGALTISIVTTPFTAEGEVRRTNAEAGLERLRDVSDTVIVVPNDRLLDSVGKLPVRQAFKVADEVLMRSVKGITELITKPGLVNLDFADVRTVMEKGGVAMIGLGESDSDAKAQDSVKSAMRSPLLDVDISGANSALVNVTGGNDMSIEEAEGVVEEIYDRIDPDARIIWGTSIDEELEGEMRTMIVVTGVESPQIYGRNEAQQAKANKRLQDIDYVE; encoded by the coding sequence ATGGACTCGTTAGTCGAAGACGCCATCGAGGAAGCCGAGGGAGGGCAGCAGGACTCCCGGCAGGCCAGCTCGGGGGCTGGGGCACAGACGCAGGCGGCGAATGCGTCGGGGACGATGACCGACGAAGAACTGAAAGACGTCCTGCAAGACCTCCAGACCGACATCACCGTCGTGGGTTGCGGCGGGGCCGGTGGTAACACGGTCAACCGCATGGCCGAGGAAGGCATCCACGGCGCGAAGCTCGTGGCGGCCAACACGGACGTACAGCACCTCGTGGAGATAGAGGCAGACACGAAGATTCTGATGGGCGAGCAGAAGACCCAAGGTCGGGGCGCCGGCTCGCTCCCGCAGGTCGGCGAGGAAGCCGCCCTCGAAAGTCAGGAGGAGATCTACGACGCCATTCAGGGCTCGGACATGGTGTTCGTCACCGCCGGGTTGGGCGGCGGGACGGGGACCGGTTCCGCGCCGGTCGTCGCCAAGGCCGCCCGCGAGTCGGGCGCGCTGACCATCTCCATCGTGACGACGCCGTTCACCGCCGAGGGCGAGGTCCGCCGGACCAACGCCGAGGCGGGACTAGAACGCCTGCGCGACGTGAGCGACACCGTCATCGTCGTGCCCAACGACCGCCTGCTCGACTCCGTGGGGAAGCTCCCCGTCCGGCAGGCGTTCAAGGTCGCCGACGAGGTGCTGATGCGCTCGGTCAAGGGCATCACCGAACTCATCACCAAGCCCGGACTGGTCAACCTCGACTTCGCCGACGTTCGGACCGTCATGGAGAAGGGCGGCGTGGCGATGATAGGCCTCGGCGAGAGCGATTCGGACGCCAAGGCCCAGGATTCGGTCAAGTCCGCGATGCGCTCGCCGCTGCTGGACGTGGACATCTCGGGCGCGAACTCCGCGCTCGTGAACGTCACGGGGGGCAACGACATGTCCATCGAGGAGGCCGAGGGCGTCGTGGAGGAGATCTACGACCGCATCGACCCGGACGCCCGCATCATCTGGGGGACCTCCATCGACGAGGAACTGGAGGGCGAGATGCGGACGATGATCGTCGTCACGGGCGTCGAGTCGCCCCAGATTTACGGCCGCAACGAGGCCCAGCAGGCCAAGGCCAACAAGCGACTTCAAGACATCGACTACGTGGAGTAG